From one Peptoniphilaceae bacterium AMB_02 genomic stretch:
- a CDS encoding Rnf-Nqr domain containing protein: MIDVHPMVIFFASIFTSNMIFSNFLGMCSFIAVSKEVPTALGLGIAVTFVLTFTTILNYLVYYYILLPFGLEYLRFIIFILIIAAFVQLIEMILERYLPNLYYALGIFLPLITVNCAILGVSLFMVIRGYNFLQTAFFGLGSGVGWALAIVSMAGIRSRINEATLPAGLRGSAITLIITGIMAMAFIGFSGIVQIS; the protein is encoded by the coding sequence ATGATTGATGTTCATCCAATGGTTATATTTTTCGCGTCAATATTCACCAGTAATATGATATTTAGTAACTTTTTAGGTATGTGTTCTTTTATAGCTGTATCTAAAGAGGTTCCTACAGCACTAGGATTGGGTATTGCAGTTACTTTTGTACTAACATTTACTACAATTTTAAACTACTTGGTATATTACTATATTCTATTACCATTTGGTTTAGAATATTTAAGATTTATTATTTTCATTTTAATAATTGCAGCCTTTGTACAGTTGATAGAGATGATTTTGGAGAGATATCTACCAAATCTATACTATGCTCTTGGAATTTTCTTACCATTAATCACTGTAAACTGTGCTATACTGGGAGTTTCATTATTTATGGTTATTAGAGGTTACAACTTCCTACAAACAGCTTTCTTTGGACTTGGATCAGGTGTAGGATGGGCTCTGGCTATTGTTTCTATGGCGGGTATCAGATCAAGGATAAATGAAGCGACTCTTCCTGCCGGGTTACGAGGATCTGCTATTACACTTATTATTACCGGTATAATGGCAATGGCATTTATTGGATTCTCAGGAATAGTTCAAATATCATAG
- a CDS encoding Rnf-Nqr domain containing protein, protein MAKKLNPKKIMKDGLAVENPIVFQVIGICSALAVTNLMLNSLIMGIALTFVTALSSFTVSLLKDRTPGHIRMMIQVLIISVYVIIVDIFLQAYMPEMSKALGPYVGLIITNCIIMGRAEAFAISNPPIASLIDGAAAGLGYTAVLMIIAVVREFLGFGTMFGFNVTPANWTAWTMMIMPPGAFFILALIIWIATEYKISKEKGVSTK, encoded by the coding sequence ATGGCAAAAAAATTAAACCCTAAAAAGATAATGAAAGATGGTTTAGCTGTTGAAAACCCGATAGTATTTCAGGTTATAGGAATTTGTTCAGCTCTTGCTGTAACAAACTTAATGCTAAACTCGTTAATAATGGGAATTGCTTTAACATTTGTAACTGCATTATCATCCTTCACCGTTTCACTGCTTAAAGATCGTACACCTGGTCATATTAGAATGATGATTCAAGTGCTTATTATATCAGTTTATGTTATTATAGTTGATATTTTCCTACAAGCTTATATGCCTGAGATGAGTAAAGCTCTAGGTCCTTATGTAGGACTTATAATAACAAACTGTATTATAATGGGTAGAGCTGAAGCATTTGCTATTTCTAATCCACCGATTGCTTCTTTAATAGACGGTGCTGCAGCCGGTTTGGGATACACCGCTGTACTGATGATTATAGCTGTAGTTAGAGAATTCTTAGGCTTTGGTACTATGTTTGGTTTTAATGTTACTCCTGCTAATTGGACAGCTTGGACTATGATGATAATGCCGCCGGGTGCATTTTTCATATTGGCTCTTATTATATGGATTGCAACCGAGTATAAGATTTCTAAGGAGAAGGGGGTTAGTACGAAATGA
- a CDS encoding FMN-binding protein, whose product MKKKSFVYPVVFMVLVTAVFTLVLSFLNQTSKAAIELNKKVELHRKILYVFDMYDESDSVEEVSKKFEENIEEKKYKEDKVVYVLKEGNETKAYAVPFDGPGLWGSIDGYIGVDKDLKHLTGIEFINQAETPGLGGRIGEAPYKEQFRNVDITNKVGDEIIVNRPAPGGNIDAIAGATQTSTFVKNMLNQDLIEFISGGGVE is encoded by the coding sequence ATGAAAAAGAAATCTTTTGTTTATCCTGTAGTTTTTATGGTCTTGGTAACAGCTGTCTTTACCTTGGTACTATCCTTTTTAAACCAGACGTCAAAAGCTGCTATAGAATTAAATAAAAAAGTTGAACTTCACAGAAAAATCCTCTATGTCTTTGATATGTACGACGAATCTGATTCCGTTGAAGAAGTCTCTAAAAAATTTGAAGAGAATATTGAAGAAAAAAAATATAAGGAAGATAAAGTCGTTTACGTTCTCAAAGAAGGCAACGAAACAAAAGCTTACGCAGTTCCATTTGATGGACCTGGGCTTTGGGGTAGTATAGATGGATATATTGGAGTAGACAAAGATCTAAAACATTTAACCGGTATAGAGTTTATTAATCAAGCCGAGACTCCCGGTCTTGGCGGAAGAATTGGAGAAGCCCCCTATAAAGAACAGTTTAGAAATGTAGATATCACCAATAAAGTCGGTGATGAAATAATTGTAAATAGACCGGCACCTGGAGGAAATATTGATGCCATTGCCGGAGCTACTCAAACTTCTACTTTTGTCAAAAATATGCTTAATCAAGATTTAATTGAGTTTATATCGGGAGGTGGAGTTGAATAA
- a CDS encoding RnfABCDGE type electron transport complex subunit D — MEFIEKYFLKQKMMRTVLIALLPVLIVSIYFQGWRVLFLTIVNIAFAILTEYIFEIKINKKNKISEAVLVTAILYTMTLPVSLPVWMSIIGIIFGVFFGKMVFGGFGKNIFNPAIVGRAFIYINFPEPLTIHWNNFAKLGDFPGGFGTWMFEQIDSVSTATPMLLFRNEGGSMTFTELLFGNVSGVIGETSKILILLCAAYLIYKKVASWQIMAGSVIGFTAITLLFNFMGVKSVPNPIEGMLLGGFVFGTVFMATDPISAAKTPIGKWIYGILIGIVTVIIRGFALFSGGVMFAILIGNTFAPIIDYAVRAQKQKAKQKKEVAAQ; from the coding sequence ATGGAGTTTATAGAAAAATATTTTCTTAAACAAAAGATGATGAGAACAGTATTGATAGCCTTGTTGCCTGTTTTAATTGTATCTATATATTTCCAAGGCTGGAGAGTTTTGTTTTTAACCATCGTTAATATAGCCTTTGCTATATTAACTGAGTATATCTTTGAAATAAAGATTAACAAGAAAAACAAAATCTCTGAAGCTGTTTTAGTAACAGCTATACTGTACACTATGACATTACCGGTTTCACTTCCGGTATGGATGTCTATAATTGGAATTATTTTTGGTGTGTTCTTTGGGAAAATGGTCTTCGGGGGTTTTGGTAAAAATATTTTCAATCCTGCCATTGTCGGTAGAGCTTTTATATACATCAACTTCCCGGAACCATTAACTATTCATTGGAATAATTTTGCAAAACTTGGTGATTTTCCCGGTGGCTTTGGAACTTGGATGTTCGAACAAATTGACAGTGTTTCTACTGCAACTCCAATGCTTCTATTCAGAAATGAAGGTGGAAGTATGACTTTTACTGAATTATTGTTTGGTAATGTCAGTGGAGTAATAGGTGAGACGAGTAAGATTTTAATATTGCTATGCGCAGCTTATTTAATTTATAAGAAAGTTGCATCTTGGCAAATTATGGCAGGTTCAGTTATTGGATTTACTGCTATTACCTTATTGTTTAACTTTATGGGTGTAAAATCAGTGCCTAATCCGATTGAAGGAATGTTGCTAGGTGGTTTCGTATTCGGTACTGTATTTATGGCTACAGACCCTATATCTGCCGCCAAAACACCAATCGGGAAATGGATTTATGGTATATTGATTGGAATCGTAACCGTAATAATAAGGGGATTCGCATTATTCTCCGGCGGTGTAATGTTTGCCATCCTAATAGGAAATACATTTGCTCCTATTATTGATTATGCAGTAAGGGCTCAAAAGCAAAAAGCTAAACAAAAGAAAGAGGTGGCAGCTCAATGA
- a CDS encoding methylglyoxal synthase, with protein MPIKKRIAIVAHDNRKDELVEFLVEYKDILKNHTLCGTGTTSKIISEKVGLDVFGYLSGPLGGDLQIGSKIATNEIDLLIFFWDPLEAQPHDPDVKALLRISVLYDIPIITNEMTGKYLFSSELLSQSYEKKINIR; from the coding sequence GTGCCCATAAAAAAAAGAATAGCAATAGTAGCTCATGATAATAGAAAAGATGAGCTAGTTGAGTTTTTAGTAGAGTATAAGGATATTTTAAAAAACCATACTTTATGCGGCACCGGAACAACCTCTAAAATTATATCTGAAAAAGTTGGTTTGGATGTATTTGGTTATTTGAGTGGACCACTTGGAGGAGATTTGCAGATAGGTTCTAAAATTGCTACAAATGAAATCGATCTACTTATATTCTTTTGGGATCCACTAGAAGCACAGCCTCATGATCCTGATGTAAAAGCATTGTTGAGAATTTCTGTTTTATATGATATTCCGATAATAACAAATGAAATGACGGGTAAATATTTATTTAGTTCTGAATTATTGTCTCAATCGTATGAGAAGAAAATAAATATAAGATAG
- a CDS encoding YitT family protein: MFSFIKRIALITIAVFVIAIGIYYLWIPLKLAPGGTTGLTVIIKSLFPRLPVSLAIGIINFILLLLGFIFIGKEFGGYTIYSSVMLSFFIRVFEQVYPVSQPVVDNVFLNLIFGGLFVGFGIGIVFNQNASTGGTDIVAMILNKFYHISLSTAVLIADLVITLVATYIVGLEIGMYSILGIMINSLIIGKVISGFNTRIEMMIITSKFDQVNVYLNKEIGRGTTIYHAEGGFSYEPKKVISTVLSKNEYIKAKLYLKEIDPGAFVIINNVNEVVGEGFTYEKLI, encoded by the coding sequence ATGTTTTCTTTTATTAAACGAATTGCACTTATAACTATTGCTGTATTTGTCATTGCTATTGGAATTTATTATCTTTGGATTCCTCTAAAATTAGCACCTGGTGGAACTACGGGATTAACTGTAATTATTAAGTCCTTGTTTCCCAGATTACCGGTTTCACTGGCTATAGGTATAATTAACTTTATACTATTGTTATTAGGATTTATTTTCATAGGAAAAGAGTTTGGTGGTTATACTATTTATTCAAGTGTTATGCTTTCATTCTTTATCAGAGTTTTTGAACAAGTCTATCCTGTATCTCAACCTGTTGTAGATAATGTTTTTTTAAATTTAATATTTGGGGGGCTTTTTGTAGGATTCGGTATCGGTATAGTTTTTAATCAAAATGCTTCTACGGGTGGGACAGATATAGTCGCAATGATTTTAAATAAGTTTTATCATATATCCTTAAGTACAGCTGTCCTTATTGCTGACCTTGTAATAACTCTAGTGGCTACATATATAGTAGGTCTGGAAATAGGAATGTATTCTATTTTAGGCATTATGATTAATAGTTTAATTATAGGAAAAGTCATATCCGGATTTAATACTAGAATTGAAATGATGATAATTACCAGTAAGTTTGACCAGGTAAATGTCTATCTCAACAAAGAAATTGGAAGAGGTACGACTATATACCACGCAGAAGGCGGTTTTTCTTACGAACCCAAAAAGGTTATATCTACTGTTCTGTCAAAAAATGAATATATCAAAGCAAAGTTGTATCTAAAGGAAATTGACCCTGGTGCATTTGTTATTATCAATAATGTAAATGAAGTTGTAGGTGAAGGTTTTACTTACGAAAAGTTAATTTAG
- a CDS encoding thiamine diphosphokinase: MILHRESKNIIVFLVNMSDKIQAKKALIIGAGSIENPDIYERIISGFDYIITADGGYDNSLILNLKPDLLVGDFDSIDKNTVKNLPKDLKIIKYPSEKDMSDLEIALEYLVENSFTEAVIIGGIGSRLDHSISNILTIFKYSSKNLEITVVNDKNIISRIKTKMYIEKDNYYYSLIPISVEGIVVSLNGFYYDLTKQPIEFGSTLGVSNYIIKEHSTIELHSGIGLLIKSID, from the coding sequence ATGATATTACATCGAGAATCCAAGAATATTATAGTATTTTTAGTAAATATGTCAGATAAAATACAAGCTAAAAAAGCCTTGATTATAGGAGCCGGTAGTATTGAGAATCCTGATATATACGAGCGGATTATATCAGGATTCGACTATATAATTACTGCCGATGGTGGATATGATAATTCACTAATTCTCAATTTAAAGCCTGATTTACTCGTTGGAGATTTTGATTCTATTGATAAAAATACAGTGAAGAATCTTCCAAAAGATTTGAAAATTATTAAGTATCCATCTGAGAAAGATATGTCAGATTTAGAAATAGCTCTGGAGTATCTAGTCGAAAATTCTTTTACAGAAGCCGTTATTATTGGCGGTATTGGGTCTAGACTGGATCATTCAATTTCTAATATTTTAACGATTTTTAAATATTCTAGTAAAAATTTAGAAATCACTGTAGTAAACGACAAGAATATTATTAGTAGAATTAAAACTAAAATGTATATAGAGAAAGACAATTACTATTATTCATTGATACCAATCTCTGTGGAAGGTATCGTAGTTAGTTTAAATGGCTTTTATTACGATTTAACAAAACAGCCGATAGAGTTCGGATCGACTTTGGGTGTATCAAATTATATTATAAAGGAACACTCAACAATAGAACTACATTCAGGAATAGGTTTACTGATTAAATCGATAGATTAA
- the rpe gene encoding ribulose-phosphate 3-epimerase, with protein MIELAPSLLSADFTNLSKDIKVLNENKIKYLHLDVMDGNFVPNISYGPGIIKSIRKLTDMVFDVHLMIEKPERYIDAFVDAGADILTFHYEASIHPHRTIQEIKAKGIKAGISLNPSTPLNVLEYIIKDLDLVLVMSVNPGFGGQSYIKAMDEKICDLKKIKEDLNLDFIIEVDGGIKTGNVENVIDRGAELIVSGSDVFKADDITSRIQEYYSIFSKYVR; from the coding sequence ATGATTGAATTAGCACCATCGCTGCTATCGGCGGATTTTACAAATTTATCTAAAGATATTAAAGTTTTAAACGAAAACAAGATCAAATATCTTCATTTAGATGTCATGGATGGAAATTTTGTGCCTAATATTAGTTATGGTCCAGGGATTATTAAATCTATTCGAAAACTGACAGATATGGTTTTTGATGTGCATTTAATGATTGAAAAACCTGAAAGATATATTGACGCATTTGTGGATGCAGGTGCAGATATTTTAACTTTCCATTATGAGGCTTCGATTCATCCACATAGGACTATACAGGAAATTAAGGCTAAGGGTATCAAGGCAGGGATTTCTTTAAATCCTTCAACTCCTTTAAATGTGCTAGAGTATATAATTAAAGATTTGGATTTGGTCTTAGTTATGTCCGTCAATCCAGGCTTTGGAGGACAATCCTATATTAAAGCTATGGATGAAAAGATTTGCGATTTAAAGAAAATAAAAGAAGATTTAAATTTGGATTTCATAATTGAAGTTGATGGTGGAATAAAAACAGGAAATGTTGAAAATGTAATAGATAGAGGTGCAGAATTAATCGTATCAGGCTCAGATGTTTTTAAAGCAGATGATATTACATCGAGAATCCAAGAATATTATAGTATTTTTAGTAAATATGTCAGATAA
- the rsgA gene encoding ribosome small subunit-dependent GTPase A: MKGTIIKLVRGIYYVDTEIGVIKCKARGLFREKDISPVVGDKVEIRISSEDQTGYIETVYPRKTELIRPAVANIDRALIVFSIKQPELNTYLLDKNLIMTNYFGIDSSICFTKSDLDSDEILNRYVEMYRNIGYTVYVVGKTDYSDLESIKESLVGRITSVSGPSGVGKSTLINKINPDINLKTSSVSLKTERGRHTTRHVELIPLEKDSYIIDTPGFSSLGLDFILDERDLSDYFIEFNQYADKCKFLDCMHINEPECAVKEEIGNSIYQSRYDSYILFINEIKKNRRY; this comes from the coding sequence TTGAAAGGTACAATTATCAAACTGGTTCGTGGAATATATTATGTTGATACAGAAATTGGAGTAATAAAATGTAAGGCTAGGGGATTGTTCAGAGAGAAAGATATCAGTCCCGTAGTAGGAGATAAGGTTGAAATTAGGATATCAAGTGAAGATCAAACAGGTTATATAGAGACTGTGTATCCCAGAAAAACAGAACTCATTCGTCCTGCAGTTGCTAATATTGATAGAGCTCTTATCGTGTTTAGCATTAAGCAGCCTGAGTTAAATACCTATCTCCTAGACAAAAACTTGATTATGACGAACTACTTTGGAATTGACTCAAGTATATGTTTTACAAAGTCAGATTTAGATAGTGATGAAATACTTAATCGATATGTTGAAATGTATAGAAATATTGGGTATACAGTATATGTAGTAGGTAAAACCGATTATAGTGATCTTGAGTCTATAAAAGAAAGTTTAGTGGGAAGAATAACTTCGGTTTCGGGTCCTTCCGGAGTGGGTAAATCTACCTTAATAAATAAGATTAATCCGGATATAAATTTAAAAACTTCAAGTGTAAGTTTAAAAACCGAGAGGGGAAGGCATACGACTAGACATGTGGAACTTATTCCACTTGAAAAAGACAGCTATATAATTGATACTCCGGGTTTTAGTTCGCTTGGATTGGATTTTATTTTAGACGAAAGAGATTTATCGGATTATTTTATAGAGTTCAATCAGTATGCAGATAAATGTAAGTTTTTGGATTGTATGCATATAAATGAGCCTGAGTGTGCTGTAAAAGAAGAAATAGGAAATAGTATTTATCAGTCAAGATATGATAGTTATATTCTTTTCATAAATGAAATTAAAAAAAATAGGAGGTATTAG
- the pknB gene encoding Stk1 family PASTA domain-containing Ser/Thr kinase has protein sequence MIGVILGDRYKLIERVGIGGMALVYKAEDLLLKRLVAVKILKDQFVEDTEFSRKFEMEAQSAASLSHPNIVNVYDVGSEKIDDRRIHYIVMEYINGKTLKDIIVEKGHLSNLETVNYSIQIAAALEAAHKKKIIHRDIKPQNIMITDDGIVKVTDFGIARISTSATITYTSSILGTVHYISPEQAKGKFIDHKSDIYSLGIVMYEMLTGTVPFDAENSVGIALKHIQDRVNPPVLINEKVSNRLNGIIMKCLEKQPTDRFSSAQNLIRALRSKDILEIRTGQDTDRVKRRNKQILENNKKENVAVYTSSSKAETEKPKKKKSIFLTTLLPILLALVLVSSGFFIVRNLRDTMFQKTVSVPDVLNKSEAEALTLILNNKLERNIIRKHNEEVPKGYVISQKPDPNTKVKEGAFVEIVISDGVEEKEMPDVINKELIEAENILRAQGLIINSQESAFHDSIPSGKIISQYPLPKEPVSTKTKISITVSKGKEVKPVIMPSLLGSAEAAAIQSIVDNNLKQGDIERRFSNDYPEGTVMWQSYNAGLSLAPETKIDLIISKGKEKEDDDSFKLPEGTIDLTDGTVENFKLYKFKVPPSTTKEFFNLKITKLVDGSEVEVYNKDHLSSNGAFELNIKDVLDSHFKVYYDGTLVSEE, from the coding sequence TTGATCGGTGTAATATTAGGCGACAGATATAAATTAATTGAAAGAGTAGGAATCGGAGGCATGGCATTAGTTTACAAAGCCGAAGATTTATTACTTAAAAGATTGGTTGCTGTTAAGATACTGAAAGATCAATTTGTAGAAGATACGGAATTTTCTAGAAAGTTCGAAATGGAAGCGCAGTCCGCTGCAAGTCTTTCACATCCAAATATAGTAAATGTATATGATGTTGGATCTGAAAAAATCGATGATAGAAGGATTCATTATATTGTAATGGAATATATCAACGGAAAGACTTTGAAAGATATAATAGTCGAAAAAGGTCATCTTTCCAATTTGGAAACTGTTAACTATTCTATTCAAATTGCTGCAGCTCTTGAGGCTGCACATAAAAAGAAAATAATTCATAGAGATATAAAACCCCAAAATATTATGATTACCGATGATGGTATTGTAAAAGTTACAGATTTCGGTATTGCTAGAATTTCAACTTCTGCAACTATTACTTATACATCCTCTATTTTAGGAACAGTGCACTATATTTCACCTGAACAAGCAAAGGGGAAGTTTATAGATCATAAGTCAGATATTTATTCTTTAGGGATTGTCATGTACGAAATGCTGACCGGTACGGTACCTTTTGATGCAGAAAATTCGGTTGGGATTGCTCTAAAACACATACAAGACAGGGTTAATCCACCGGTACTTATCAATGAAAAAGTTAGTAATCGTCTAAACGGCATTATTATGAAATGTCTTGAGAAGCAGCCTACAGATAGGTTTTCAAGCGCTCAGAATTTAATAAGAGCACTGCGTTCAAAAGATATACTTGAAATTAGAACTGGACAAGATACCGATAGGGTAAAGAGAAGAAATAAACAAATCCTTGAAAATAATAAGAAGGAGAATGTTGCAGTTTATACTTCAAGTAGCAAAGCAGAGACTGAAAAGCCTAAGAAGAAAAAAAGTATATTTTTAACAACACTACTACCGATTTTACTTGCCTTGGTACTAGTAAGCTCAGGGTTCTTTATAGTTAGGAATCTAAGAGACACGATGTTCCAAAAAACAGTAAGTGTTCCTGATGTTTTAAATAAATCAGAAGCTGAGGCACTAACTTTAATCCTAAACAATAAACTTGAGAGAAATATAATAAGGAAACACAATGAAGAGGTTCCTAAGGGATATGTCATTAGTCAAAAACCTGATCCAAATACTAAAGTTAAAGAAGGGGCTTTTGTTGAAATAGTAATAAGCGATGGAGTCGAAGAAAAAGAGATGCCTGATGTTATCAACAAAGAACTCATCGAGGCAGAAAATATTCTAAGAGCTCAGGGTTTGATTATAAACTCTCAGGAGTCTGCTTTTCATGATTCAATACCTAGCGGAAAGATTATTAGCCAATATCCTCTTCCTAAGGAGCCTGTTAGTACAAAGACCAAGATTTCAATTACAGTTAGTAAGGGTAAGGAAGTTAAACCTGTTATAATGCCGTCTCTTTTAGGATCTGCAGAGGCTGCAGCGATACAAAGTATCGTTGATAATAATCTGAAACAAGGGGATATCGAAAGAAGATTCAGCAATGATTATCCGGAAGGAACTGTTATGTGGCAATCGTATAATGCGGGTCTTAGCCTTGCACCTGAAACTAAGATAGATTTGATAATCAGCAAAGGAAAAGAAAAGGAAGATGACGACTCATTTAAATTACCTGAAGGAACTATAGATTTAACAGACGGAACTGTTGAAAATTTCAAATTATATAAATTCAAAGTACCACCTTCTACGACTAAAGAGTTCTTTAATTTAAAGATTACAAAACTGGTCGATGGTTCTGAAGTAGAGGTTTACAACAAAGATCATCTGTCTTCAAACGGTGCTTTTGAACTGAATATAAAGGATGTACTCGATTCACATTTTAAAGTTTACTATGACGGTACCTTAGTAAGCGAAGAGTAG
- a CDS encoding Stp1/IreP family PP2C-type Ser/Thr phosphatase has translation MEFGGKTDIGKCRDLNEDSLLINKTDDYYLFVVADGMGGHLAGEVASKLAVDSINYYISQNFHSIDNKLDLINHALLYANSKIYEQSISDSRYANMGTTCDAAICIDDNVYIGHVGDSRVYLYDGKIKQITRDHSLVADLIESGSLTEEEAKNTRQKNIITRALGGDNKLIVDLHHVKIKSKDILLLCSDGLTNGIDDNRIKEVLEMKISPEEKSDMLIYMSNASGGYDNSTVVVAEKR, from the coding sequence ATGGAGTTCGGGGGCAAAACTGATATAGGCAAATGTAGAGATTTGAATGAAGATAGTTTATTAATTAATAAAACAGATGATTATTATCTTTTTGTGGTTGCTGATGGAATGGGGGGACATTTGGCCGGTGAAGTCGCATCTAAGCTTGCGGTCGATTCCATTAATTATTATATTAGTCAGAATTTCCACTCAATAGATAATAAACTAGATTTAATAAATCATGCTCTACTTTATGCAAATAGTAAAATATATGAACAATCTATCTCAGATTCCAGATATGCAAATATGGGAACAACTTGTGATGCTGCTATCTGTATTGATGATAATGTGTATATTGGTCATGTTGGTGACAGTAGAGTCTATCTTTATGATGGTAAAATCAAGCAAATCACAAGAGATCATTCTCTTGTTGCCGATTTAATTGAATCCGGAAGCTTAACTGAGGAAGAAGCTAAAAATACAAGACAAAAAAATATTATTACCAGAGCTCTTGGTGGAGATAATAAATTAATTGTTGATTTACATCATGTCAAAATCAAAAGCAAGGATATCCTTCTTTTATGTTCTGATGGTTTAACGAATGGCATCGATGATAATCGCATAAAAGAAGTTTTAGAGATGAAAATAAGTCCCGAGGAAAAATCTGATATGCTCATATATATGAGCAATGCTTCGGGCGGCTATGACAATTCTACAGTTGTCGTAGCGGAAAAGAGGTGA
- the rlmN gene encoding 23S rRNA (adenine(2503)-C(2))-methyltransferase RlmN has translation MNTLDLKGMYKEELENLFLSIDENKFRTKQVFKFIHNEKQNDINNITVFSKNLRSKLNEFTTIRNIDIVEVLSSKIDKTKKFIIRLYDNNIIEAVYMESKTNNTICISTQVGCRMSCDFCASTKSGFKRNLSASEMLSEVYEVEKHMGKRIDNIVLMGIGEPFDNFDNVIRFIKLINDPDGHNTGIRNITLSTCGIVDGIRKLADTGLQVNLAISLHNAIQSERENIMPIAKANKLTDLKSALEYYQEKLNRRISYEYVILKDENDSYDHARAVKSMCAGLDAHVNLIPLNKIEEYNKKPVDDKDIERFKEKLDDLGINSTIRRKQGVDIEAACGQLRNKYELFTR, from the coding sequence TTGAATACATTAGATTTAAAAGGAATGTACAAAGAAGAATTAGAGAATTTGTTTTTATCTATTGATGAAAATAAATTTAGAACCAAACAAGTCTTTAAGTTCATTCATAATGAAAAACAAAACGATATTAATAATATCACTGTTTTTTCAAAAAACTTAAGAAGTAAATTAAATGAATTTACTACGATTAGAAATATCGATATAGTTGAAGTATTATCATCTAAGATAGATAAAACAAAGAAGTTCATAATTAGATTGTATGACAATAATATCATCGAGGCAGTCTACATGGAATCCAAGACTAATAATACAATATGTATTTCCACTCAAGTTGGTTGCAGAATGTCCTGTGATTTTTGTGCGTCGACTAAAAGTGGTTTTAAAAGGAATCTTTCCGCATCCGAGATGCTAAGTGAAGTATATGAAGTAGAAAAACATATGGGGAAGAGAATAGATAATATTGTATTAATGGGTATTGGAGAGCCTTTTGATAATTTTGATAATGTTATAAGATTTATAAAATTGATTAATGATCCTGACGGACATAATACAGGCATCAGAAATATTACACTTTCTACTTGCGGTATCGTGGATGGAATTCGCAAGCTGGCTGATACCGGACTACAGGTTAATTTGGCAATTTCATTGCATAATGCCATACAATCAGAAAGAGAAAATATTATGCCGATTGCAAAAGCCAATAAGTTAACAGATTTAAAATCTGCTCTTGAATACTATCAAGAGAAGCTTAACCGTAGAATTAGTTATGAGTATGTAATTTTAAAAGATGAAAATGATTCGTACGATCATGCCAGAGCTGTTAAGTCGATGTGCGCCGGTTTAGATGCACATGTAAACTTAATACCTTTAAATAAGATTGAGGAATACAATAAAAAACCAGTCGATGATAAAGATATTGAAAGGTTTAAAGAAAAATTAGATGATTTAGGCATCAACTCCACTATTCGTAGAAAACAAGGAGTGGACATTGAGGCTGCATGTGGACAGCTACGAAACAAATATGAATTGTTTACGAGGTGA